The following proteins are co-located in the Thermodesulfobacteriota bacterium genome:
- a CDS encoding tetratricopeptide repeat protein, with translation MKKLFLLLTIFTVIAASSCGGGNKKTETPEDNQVNFESQKALAIASFRRGNFKQALDEIEAARKLNDQDAEVYLIKGAIYFKLKDYPQAADGYRKALEINPSYTAARFNLCGLYLAEKKYQQVISECEAVVADPAYDARANAYTNIGIAYFSLGDMVKAKDYYDKALQINPSFVYARNETGKLYMATGRYAQAATEFELAIAGYDAYEEAHYNLALAYLKMNNTPGACTEFAKVVELSPSSEFGINSTRYLNTACN, from the coding sequence ATGAAAAAACTTTTTCTCCTCTTAACTATATTCACCGTGATTGCGGCTTCGTCCTGCGGGGGCGGGAACAAGAAGACCGAGACACCGGAGGACAACCAGGTGAATTTCGAGAGCCAGAAGGCGCTCGCCATAGCCTCCTTCAGGCGGGGGAACTTCAAACAGGCGCTCGACGAGATAGAGGCCGCCCGGAAGCTCAACGATCAGGACGCCGAGGTTTATCTCATAAAGGGCGCGATATATTTCAAGCTGAAGGATTATCCCCAGGCCGCGGACGGTTACAGAAAGGCGCTCGAAATAAATCCCTCCTATACCGCCGCGCGCTTTAACCTCTGCGGGCTTTACCTGGCCGAGAAAAAGTATCAGCAGGTGATTTCGGAATGCGAAGCCGTCGTGGCCGACCCGGCTTACGACGCCAGGGCCAACGCATACACGAACATCGGGATCGCGTATTTCAGCCTGGGCGACATGGTGAAGGCCAAGGACTATTACGACAAGGCGCTCCAGATAAATCCCTCGTTCGTGTACGCCAGGAACGAGACGGGGAAGCTTTACATGGCGACGGGAAGGTACGCGCAGGCCGCGACCGAGTTCGAGCTCGCCATAGCCGGTTATGACGCATACGAGGAGGCGCACTATAACCTCGCGCTCGCTTATCTGAAAATGAATAATACACCGGGGGCGTGCACGGAGTTCGCGAAGGTGGTCGAATTGTCGCCGTCGTCCGAGTTCGGGATAAATTCCACCCGGTATTTGAATACTGCCTGCAACTGA
- a CDS encoding DNA starvation/stationary phase protection protein, which yields MTNIGIDDKNRDQVGKILNRVLADEYVLYTKTRGYHWNVVGPQFNDLHKFFEGQYEELQDIIDDVAERGRSIGVHALGSLQEMLDEKSLEEDTTKGADSKHMLRSLLSDHEAIIRKLRVDLEKAAEKHKDMGTSDFLTGLMEKHEKMAWMLRSNLED from the coding sequence ATGACGAACATCGGAATTGACGACAAGAACAGAGACCAGGTCGGGAAGATTTTAAACAGGGTCCTAGCTGACGAATACGTGCTCTACACGAAAACGAGGGGCTACCACTGGAACGTAGTAGGCCCCCAGTTCAACGACCTTCACAAGTTTTTCGAAGGCCAGTACGAAGAGCTCCAGGACATCATCGACGACGTCGCCGAAAGGGGCAGGTCCATAGGCGTTCACGCCCTCGGCTCCCTCCAGGAGATGCTCGACGAGAAGTCCCTCGAAGAGGACACCACCAAGGGTGCGGACTCCAAGCACATGCTAAGGTCCCTCCTCTCCGACCACGAGGCCATCATCCGGAAGCTCCGCGTCGATCTCGAAAAGGCCGCCGAGAAGCACAAGGACATGGGCACGAGCGACTTCCTCACGGGGCTCATGGAAAAGCACGAAAAGATGGCGTGGATGCTGAGGTCCAATCTCGAAGATTAA
- a CDS encoding Hsp20/alpha crystallin family protein: MRYLRTFDPLRDFGSLQERINRLFDDTLGRVSEGEEMAKGAWAPAVDIHETGDGYTVTADLPGVKKEDIEVDLKDGTLTIKGEKKFEEKTPKENYIRIERSYGKFVRSFVLPNNAEPDEIKASYKDGSLELHIPKKEEARPRQIKIDVN; encoded by the coding sequence ATGAGATATCTAAGGACTTTCGATCCCTTGAGAGATTTCGGTTCCCTTCAGGAGCGCATCAACAGGCTTTTCGACGATACGCTCGGCAGGGTATCCGAAGGGGAGGAAATGGCTAAAGGGGCGTGGGCGCCGGCAGTGGACATCCACGAAACCGGGGACGGCTACACGGTTACGGCCGACCTCCCCGGAGTGAAGAAAGAGGACATAGAAGTAGACCTCAAGGACGGCACGCTCACCATCAAGGGCGAGAAGAAGTTCGAGGAAAAGACCCCCAAGGAAAACTACATCCGCATCGAGAGGTCCTACGGCAAGTTCGTCAGGAGCTTCGTCCTTCCGAATAACGCCGAACCCGACGAGATCAAGGCGTCTTACAAGGACGGGTCACTCGAGCTTCATATACCGAAGAAAGAAGAGGCCAGGCCCAGGCAGATCAAAATTGACGTTAACTGA
- the rfaE2 gene encoding D-glycero-beta-D-manno-heptose 1-phosphate adenylyltransferase, with protein MPINEILEKIAGKRILVAGDLMLDRYVRGTAERISPEAPVPVLKVREETSSPGGAGNVALNLLVLGARVEIAGAVGKDPEGAELVRELGANGAGTASIITITDRPTTTKTRLISGTSQIARMDRETSSPLPKKIEKQLAASIKKTISKWKPHAVIISDYDKGTVTEGLVKGILKLADKAGIFVSADPKGLDFSKYLGVDAITPNLSEAESATGIKIGDEASLKKAAGRLLDITGAHVAVITMGGKGMSYFSSDGEHGSVPSLAREVFDVTGAGDTAVSVFTLAYVSTGDLHASVTAANAAAGITVGKSGAAYVTPGELRSHFGAAGEEDSSRLKGRKELAKILSGLRARGRKIVFTNGCFDLFHAGHLRLLNDARRLGDVLVVAINSDDSVARLKGEGRPYVSESGRAALLSSLGCVDYVTVFGEDTPLRLIKELCPDVLVKGGDYKPGEVVGKEIVEEAGGEVKIIPLTPGLSTSSIARKIKTGLDKKGK; from the coding sequence ATGCCGATAAACGAGATTCTTGAGAAGATCGCGGGGAAACGCATTCTCGTAGCGGGGGACCTCATGCTCGACCGCTACGTCAGGGGAACGGCCGAAAGGATATCCCCCGAAGCGCCGGTTCCCGTTTTGAAGGTAAGGGAGGAGACGTCCTCCCCCGGCGGGGCCGGAAACGTCGCCCTCAACCTCCTCGTCCTCGGTGCGCGCGTCGAGATCGCCGGCGCCGTGGGCAAAGACCCCGAAGGCGCAGAGCTCGTCCGCGAGTTAGGGGCGAACGGCGCAGGTACAGCCTCGATAATCACAATCACTGACAGACCGACGACGACGAAAACGAGGCTCATCTCCGGCACATCCCAGATAGCCCGGATGGACAGGGAGACATCCTCGCCCCTTCCGAAGAAGATAGAAAAGCAGCTCGCCGCTTCAATAAAGAAAACCATCTCGAAATGGAAGCCCCACGCCGTAATAATCTCCGACTACGACAAGGGAACGGTGACGGAGGGCCTCGTCAAAGGGATACTGAAACTCGCGGACAAGGCCGGGATATTCGTCTCCGCCGACCCGAAGGGCCTCGACTTCTCGAAATACCTCGGCGTAGACGCCATAACCCCCAACCTCTCCGAGGCCGAATCGGCGACGGGAATAAAGATCGGTGACGAAGCCTCATTGAAGAAGGCAGCCGGGAGGCTCCTCGATATTACGGGGGCGCACGTCGCCGTCATAACGATGGGCGGGAAGGGAATGAGCTACTTCTCCTCCGACGGCGAGCACGGCTCCGTGCCGTCGCTCGCGAGGGAGGTGTTCGACGTAACCGGGGCCGGCGACACGGCGGTGAGCGTATTCACCCTCGCCTACGTCTCCACGGGCGACCTCCACGCGTCCGTCACGGCGGCGAACGCCGCAGCGGGAATCACCGTCGGCAAGAGCGGGGCCGCATACGTCACCCCCGGCGAGCTCCGCTCCCACTTCGGCGCGGCAGGCGAGGAAGACTCGTCACGCCTGAAAGGCCGTAAAGAGCTCGCGAAGATACTCTCCGGCCTGCGGGCGCGCGGCAGGAAGATCGTTTTCACAAACGGCTGCTTCGACCTCTTCCACGCGGGGCACCTCCGCCTGCTGAACGACGCCCGCAGGCTCGGCGACGTCCTCGTCGTCGCCATAAACAGCGACGACTCGGTCGCGAGGCTGAAGGGCGAGGGGCGTCCATACGTATCCGAGAGCGGCCGCGCCGCGCTCCTCTCCTCGCTCGGCTGCGTCGATTACGTCACCGTCTTCGGCGAGGACACGCCTCTTCGGCTCATAAAAGAGCTCTGCCCCGACGTGCTGGTGAAGGGCGGAGATTACAAACCCGGCGAGGTCGTCGGAAAGGAAATAGTCGAAGAGGCGGGCGGCGAGGTGAAAATAATCCCCCTCACCCCAGGCCTCTCCACTTCTTCGATAGCCCGGAAGATAAAAACCGGGCTCGATAAAAAAGGAAAATGA
- a CDS encoding GNAT family N-acetyltransferase, whose protein sequence is MEGGVNVAGTGDEGAVAAALTIAFAGDPMTRWSWETPEAYLSAFPRFARAFGGRALGLGTTHYTDGFSGAAVWYAPGEGPDEDALMGVIEETISEARRPSVFAILEQMGNFHPEEPHWYLPLIGVDPRFQGRGVGSILMKHVLEICDRGGVAAYLESSNPRNIPFYERHGFAILGKIQHDDSPVVAPMLRKPRKGG, encoded by the coding sequence GTGGAAGGAGGGGTTAATGTAGCCGGTACGGGGGATGAGGGGGCGGTGGCGGCGGCTTTGACGATTGCGTTCGCGGGGGACCCGATGACGAGGTGGTCGTGGGAGACGCCGGAGGCGTACCTGAGCGCGTTTCCGCGTTTCGCGCGGGCGTTCGGGGGGCGGGCTCTCGGCCTCGGAACTACCCACTACACTGACGGCTTCTCTGGCGCGGCTGTCTGGTACGCACCCGGCGAGGGGCCGGACGAGGACGCGCTCATGGGCGTGATAGAGGAAACGATTTCCGAAGCGCGGCGTCCTTCCGTTTTCGCCATACTGGAGCAGATGGGGAATTTCCATCCCGAGGAGCCGCACTGGTATCTCCCGCTTATAGGCGTCGATCCGAGATTCCAGGGCAGGGGCGTGGGCTCGATATTGATGAAACACGTCCTCGAAATATGCGACCGGGGCGGCGTGGCGGCGTATCTCGAATCGTCCAACCCGAGGAATATTCCTTTCTACGAGCGGCACGGGTTCGCTATACTTGGAAAGATACAGCACGACGATTCGCCCGTTGTGGCGCCGATGCTGAGGAAGCCGCGAAAGGGAGGTTAG
- a CDS encoding DnaJ C-terminal domain-containing protein produces MATTTKDYYSILGVSKNATKEEIKKAYRALARKYHPDLNPGNKEYEEKFKEVQEANEVLSNEEKRKAYDMFGSAEFRPGGRTTWRRAGDAGGGAPGGGRQYEYTYSGDDFPGFEEIFKDIFGFSGGEARQGRSRTEGFRDLFNSARERTAHARDIEHQLEVDFDTAIKGGIRDLSISRGADMEQITVKIPAGVDNGSRIRVKGKGEASGGAKGDLYLRIKVRPHPIFRRKGDDIHLEVPVSIYEAALGKKIEVPTIDGTAELTLPAGVQNGARLRLKGKGVTNLKTKARGDQYIEIKLVMPDKITEEEKAKFEELEKARPYNPRTGFERYMR; encoded by the coding sequence ATGGCGACGACTACCAAAGACTACTACAGCATCCTCGGCGTATCCAAAAACGCCACGAAGGAAGAGATAAAGAAGGCCTACAGGGCGCTTGCAAGGAAGTACCATCCGGACCTCAACCCCGGGAACAAGGAATACGAAGAAAAGTTCAAGGAAGTCCAGGAAGCCAACGAAGTCCTGTCCAACGAGGAGAAGCGTAAGGCGTACGACATGTTCGGCAGCGCCGAGTTCAGGCCCGGCGGACGGACTACCTGGCGGCGCGCGGGCGACGCCGGCGGGGGAGCCCCGGGCGGCGGCCGTCAGTACGAGTACACCTACAGCGGCGACGACTTCCCCGGCTTCGAAGAGATATTCAAGGACATTTTCGGATTCTCGGGCGGCGAGGCGAGGCAGGGAAGATCGAGGACCGAGGGCTTCCGCGACCTCTTCAACAGCGCCCGTGAAAGAACCGCCCACGCAAGGGACATCGAGCACCAGCTCGAGGTGGATTTCGACACCGCGATAAAAGGCGGCATCAGGGACCTTTCCATCAGCCGCGGCGCCGATATGGAGCAGATCACCGTCAAGATACCCGCCGGCGTCGATAACGGCTCGCGTATACGCGTAAAGGGCAAGGGCGAGGCATCGGGCGGCGCCAAGGGCGACCTCTACCTCAGGATCAAGGTAAGGCCGCATCCAATCTTCAGACGCAAGGGCGACGACATCCACCTCGAAGTCCCCGTCTCCATATACGAAGCCGCCCTCGGGAAGAAGATCGAGGTCCCGACGATCGACGGCACGGCCGAGCTCACGCTCCCGGCCGGGGTGCAGAACGGCGCCAGACTCAGGCTCAAGGGCAAGGGCGTCACCAACCTCAAGACAAAGGCCAGGGGCGACCAGTACATCGAGATAAAGCTCGTCATGCCCGACAAGATAACCGAAGAAGAAAAAGCGAAATTCGAAGAGCTCGAAAAGGCCCGGCCCTATAACCCGCGGACGGGATTCGAGAGATATATGAGATAA
- a CDS encoding Fur family transcriptional regulator has translation MGRAKRLEMLMDMSKERGLKLTPQRMAIFNILAAADQHLTVDDIYKQASAEHPMLSPATVYRNMEQLVEAGLLTHLDLGGPSMRYDTNLEEHHHFVCDKCGKVTDIYLKGFDYEVDPEKSSLDNVRVDSGRLYLHGVCGECG, from the coding sequence ATGGGAAGAGCCAAAAGGCTCGAAATGTTGATGGATATGTCGAAGGAAAGGGGGCTAAAGCTGACGCCCCAGAGGATGGCCATATTCAACATACTGGCCGCCGCGGATCAGCACCTGACCGTGGACGACATATATAAGCAGGCTAGCGCGGAGCATCCGATGCTGTCGCCGGCGACAGTCTACAGGAACATGGAGCAGCTTGTGGAGGCGGGGCTCCTTACGCATTTAGACCTCGGCGGGCCGTCGATGAGGTACGACACGAATCTAGAGGAGCACCACCACTTCGTCTGCGACAAGTGCGGGAAGGTGACGGACATATACCTTAAGGGGTTCGATTACGAGGTCGACCCGGAGAAGTCGAGCCTGGATAATGTTCGCGTGGACTCGGGGAGGCTGTATTTGCATGGGGTTTGCGGGGAGTGCGGGTGA
- a CDS encoding PaeR7I family type II restriction endonuclease: protein MSIDLADYEKNASEAVQAFWGNREKAKQKQIESGKSDQGERASVTAGNNMNGFIVLMLHLVKANGLVNAEVYYKRGVVTLPGFFRPTKLWDMVVIHKGQLVAALEFKSQVGSFGKNFNNRAEEAIGSAHDFWTAYREGAFGREAPRPFLGWLIMLEDSIESRVPVGGNVSLRFPMFPEFKGASIADRYDILCRKLIQEQLYTATAFIRSPKTAMDTGYYEELSDLTSLRAFVTSFAGHIAATAARTL, encoded by the coding sequence ATGAGCATCGATCTTGCAGATTATGAGAAAAATGCGTCTGAAGCTGTTCAGGCTTTTTGGGGGAATAGGGAAAAAGCGAAACAGAAACAGATAGAGTCTGGGAAATCGGATCAAGGTGAACGCGCCAGTGTGACAGCCGGCAACAATATGAATGGATTCATTGTTTTAATGTTGCACTTAGTTAAGGCGAATGGGCTCGTAAATGCAGAAGTATATTATAAGCGGGGTGTTGTGACTTTGCCCGGGTTTTTTCGCCCGACGAAATTATGGGATATGGTGGTTATACACAAAGGCCAGCTTGTAGCTGCTCTTGAATTTAAAAGCCAAGTTGGTTCATTTGGCAAAAATTTCAACAATCGTGCTGAAGAAGCCATTGGTTCGGCCCATGATTTCTGGACTGCATACAGGGAGGGAGCCTTTGGTCGCGAAGCTCCGAGGCCATTTCTCGGGTGGTTAATTATGCTCGAAGATTCAATAGAATCGCGAGTCCCTGTTGGTGGAAATGTCTCTCTACGCTTTCCGATGTTCCCGGAATTCAAAGGAGCATCAATAGCTGATCGCTATGATATTCTTTGCCGCAAGCTAATCCAGGAACAGCTATATACCGCAACTGCCTTCATTCGTTCTCCGAAAACTGCAATGGATACCGGTTATTACGAAGAATTAAGCGATCTGACAAGCTTAAGGGCTTTTGTTACAAGCTTTGCCGGTCACATTGCGGCGACCGCTGCACGAACTTTATGA
- a CDS encoding Eco57I restriction-modification methylase domain-containing protein — MEYSSTLPLFQAQNQNTDSLNEAIQLMSESGVEDRGAIYTRKEVVDFLLDLIEYVQNKPLYKFGLLEPSFGEGDFLIPAIERLIKSYKMHHEAGKYTLLKDAVRGVELNKVSFERAKKKILNLLRNDFDEEQSRDIVDSWLICGDYLLQSFNLKFDFVVGNPPYIRQETIPEVLLKEYKKRYTTIYDRADIYIPFIEKSLLHLSRKGTLGFICSDRWMKNRYGSSLRKMIADRFHLKIYVDMVNTPAFHTEVDAYPAITVIVNGKGSKTKIYHRPEIDSSKLKLLAKTLLSDEEEGGDDVIRSMANVASGSQPWLVQSAEYLSLIRRLEEGFPDLEKSGCRVGIGVATGLDKVFINSYDEMDVEADRKLALVTTKDIRNEAIEWHGLGVINTFADNGGLVDLENYPKLKKYLESRKELILKRHIARRSPEKWYRTIDRIYPHLAGIPKLLIPDIKGTLHIIYESGKFYPHHNLYYILSHEWNLKVLRTVLLSGIAQMFVSAYSTRMRGDYLRYQAQHLRRIRLPKWSEISSDSRNRLIVAAENGNIDRCEDLIFGLYGLSDSEISFVKKFKS, encoded by the coding sequence ATGGAGTATTCTTCTACACTTCCATTATTTCAGGCTCAAAACCAAAACACTGATTCGCTCAATGAAGCTATACAATTGATGTCCGAGTCGGGTGTCGAAGATCGCGGAGCCATCTATACGCGGAAAGAAGTGGTTGATTTTCTCCTTGACCTAATTGAGTACGTACAGAATAAACCTCTCTATAAATTTGGCTTGCTGGAACCCTCTTTTGGAGAGGGCGATTTCTTAATTCCCGCAATAGAGAGGTTGATTAAGTCGTACAAAATGCATCATGAGGCCGGGAAATATACTCTCTTGAAGGATGCTGTAAGGGGTGTCGAATTAAACAAAGTTTCTTTTGAAAGAGCCAAGAAAAAAATTTTAAATTTGCTTCGGAATGATTTTGATGAGGAACAAAGCAGGGATATAGTAGATTCATGGCTAATTTGCGGAGATTATCTGCTACAATCGTTCAATCTCAAATTCGATTTTGTAGTAGGAAACCCACCCTATATACGTCAAGAAACGATACCGGAAGTATTGTTGAAGGAATATAAAAAACGTTATACCACAATTTATGACCGTGCTGATATTTATATTCCTTTTATAGAAAAATCGTTGTTGCATCTTTCCCGTAAAGGCACTCTTGGATTTATTTGCTCTGATAGATGGATGAAAAATCGATATGGGAGCTCCTTAAGAAAGATGATAGCTGATCGTTTTCATCTAAAAATATATGTTGACATGGTGAATACACCTGCTTTCCATACTGAAGTAGATGCCTACCCTGCAATAACTGTAATAGTTAATGGAAAAGGAAGCAAAACTAAAATTTATCATAGGCCTGAAATTGACAGCTCAAAATTGAAGCTATTAGCTAAAACTCTTCTTTCAGATGAAGAAGAGGGTGGTGATGACGTAATAAGATCTATGGCCAATGTTGCATCAGGTTCCCAACCATGGCTGGTCCAATCCGCCGAGTATTTATCCTTGATACGACGTTTGGAGGAAGGGTTCCCGGATTTGGAAAAGTCTGGTTGCCGGGTCGGTATCGGGGTTGCTACAGGGCTTGATAAAGTATTTATAAATTCATACGATGAGATGGATGTTGAGGCCGACAGGAAACTGGCTTTGGTAACAACCAAGGATATCCGTAATGAGGCTATAGAATGGCACGGATTGGGTGTTATTAATACCTTTGCTGATAACGGTGGTCTGGTTGACTTGGAAAACTATCCCAAGCTGAAAAAATACCTGGAGAGCAGAAAAGAGCTGATTCTGAAAAGGCACATTGCCAGGAGATCGCCGGAAAAATGGTACCGGACCATAGATCGGATTTATCCCCATTTAGCCGGGATTCCTAAACTTTTGATTCCTGATATAAAGGGAACTCTTCATATCATTTATGAATCTGGCAAATTCTACCCGCACCATAATTTGTATTACATTTTATCTCATGAATGGAATTTAAAGGTACTTCGCACAGTATTACTATCCGGGATTGCTCAAATGTTTGTTTCGGCATACTCAACTCGTATGCGAGGTGACTATCTACGCTATCAAGCCCAGCATCTCCGTCGTATTCGATTACCTAAATGGTCTGAAATTTCCTCAGATTCCAGAAATAGGCTTATAGTAGCTGCTGAAAACGGTAATATTGACCGATGTGAGGATTTGATTTTTGGTCTTTATGGTTTGTCGGATAGTGAGATATCCTTTGTGAAGAAATTTAAGTCCTAA
- a CDS encoding DUF1844 domain-containing protein: MANEDNKKQSPGEFTMDFSAFILSLNASSLIHMGEIPDPHLRERHVDISAAKHTIDILELLKEKTVGNLDEGEDKLLDDILYNLRLKYVQHSQGRK; encoded by the coding sequence ATGGCTAACGAAGATAATAAAAAGCAGTCCCCCGGAGAGTTCACCATGGACTTCTCGGCGTTCATACTGTCGCTTAACGCCTCTTCGCTCATTCACATGGGCGAAATCCCCGATCCACATCTCAGGGAAAGGCACGTCGATATATCCGCCGCGAAGCACACCATAGACATCCTGGAGCTTCTAAAGGAAAAAACGGTTGGGAACCTCGACGAGGGCGAGGACAAGCTCCTCGACGACATACTCTACAACCTCAGGCTGAAATACGTCCAGCACTCACAGGGCAGGAAATAA
- a CDS encoding metal-sulfur cluster assembly factor, translating into MGMKKIIGIKKDEPDQGVSFKKIEKDRPVKSEITEEEVYQSLMNVYDPEIPVSIVDLGLIYDVQISSGNNVNIKMSLTTPGCGMGAMIASQAEQAVKDLGANNVLVEVVWDPPWNPDMMSDEAKQKLGIA; encoded by the coding sequence ATGGGAATGAAAAAGATCATCGGCATTAAAAAGGACGAGCCCGATCAGGGCGTCAGCTTCAAGAAGATAGAAAAGGACAGGCCGGTCAAGTCGGAAATCACCGAAGAAGAGGTCTACCAGTCCCTCATGAACGTCTACGACCCCGAGATACCCGTCAGCATAGTAGACCTCGGGCTCATTTACGACGTCCAGATTTCCTCCGGCAACAACGTCAACATCAAGATGTCCCTCACGACGCCCGGCTGCGGCATGGGGGCAATGATAGCGAGCCAGGCCGAGCAGGCCGTAAAAGACCTCGGAGCCAACAACGTCCTCGTCGAAGTCGTCTGGGATCCGCCCTGGAACCCCGACATGATGTCCGACGAAGCGAAACAGAAGCTCGGAATCGCCTGA
- a CDS encoding alpha/beta hydrolase: MGVSLGAATALCLAAKYPRKVKSLSSHSGWTKSDPFLKVVVEGWRVTAQALGNVAEAVILGIFPWCFTPGLYATKPDYVQALSDFVRGRPAQPVEAFLRQSDAVLAHDCESVLGNITAPTLITFGEYDMVTSTRFADRMTSGIRNSELLVFENCAHAALYESTDEFNRKTLDFLTRHSG; encoded by the coding sequence ATGGGCGTATCCCTCGGAGCGGCGACGGCGCTCTGTCTCGCGGCCAAATACCCGCGCAAGGTGAAGTCGCTCTCGTCCCACAGCGGATGGACTAAGTCCGACCCGTTCCTGAAAGTCGTGGTCGAGGGCTGGCGCGTCACGGCGCAGGCGCTCGGAAACGTCGCCGAGGCTGTCATTTTAGGGATATTCCCGTGGTGCTTCACACCGGGACTCTACGCTACAAAGCCCGATTACGTACAGGCGCTTTCGGATTTCGTCAGGGGCAGGCCCGCTCAGCCCGTCGAGGCGTTCTTAAGACAGTCCGACGCGGTGCTCGCACACGACTGCGAGTCCGTCCTCGGGAATATAACCGCCCCGACGCTGATAACCTTCGGCGAGTACGACATGGTCACGTCCACGCGCTTCGCCGACAGGATGACGAGCGGAATCAGGAATTCGGAGCTCCTCGTTTTCGAGAACTGCGCCCACGCCGCCCTCTACGAGAGCACGGACGAGTTCAACAGAAAGACGCTCGATTTCCTCACGCGTCATTCGGGTTAG
- a CDS encoding Mrp/NBP35 family ATP-binding protein: protein MELSPDGIRSVLKTVKYPGFTRDIVSFGIVKNIKVEGSSVEISLVLPKPDSKLESEITESVRNRILETPGVGDVSIRIAAREPRPAPGQGPARAEAQSKLPKVKYYIAVASGKGGVGKSTVAVNLAVAIAKKRKNVGLMDADIWGPSLPIMLGITDRPHATEENKIIPLEKHGLKLMSIGFLISDDETVIWRGPMVHGAIKQFIEDVEWGDTEYLVIDLPPGTGDAQLSIVQTAPLTGGLIVTTPQDVALVDVKRGVNMFRKLNVPIIGIVENMSYLDVPGTEPVDIFGRGGGRRMAEKFEVPFLGEIPLDPRIRKGGDSGVPIVESDPGTAAGKAFDALADIVLEAVESSGK from the coding sequence ATGGAGCTTAGCCCCGACGGAATCCGGAGTGTGCTCAAGACAGTCAAGTACCCCGGATTCACAAGAGACATCGTATCCTTCGGCATCGTAAAGAACATCAAGGTGGAGGGCAGCAGCGTCGAAATATCCCTCGTCCTCCCCAAACCCGACAGCAAGCTCGAATCGGAGATAACGGAATCCGTCAGGAACAGGATTCTCGAAACCCCGGGCGTGGGCGACGTCAGCATACGCATCGCTGCCCGCGAGCCCAGGCCCGCCCCCGGCCAGGGGCCTGCCCGGGCCGAAGCCCAGTCGAAGCTTCCCAAGGTGAAATACTACATCGCCGTCGCCAGCGGCAAGGGCGGCGTCGGCAAATCGACGGTCGCCGTTAACCTCGCCGTTGCCATCGCGAAGAAGCGGAAGAACGTCGGCCTCATGGACGCCGACATATGGGGCCCCAGCCTCCCGATAATGCTCGGAATCACCGACAGGCCGCACGCCACCGAAGAAAACAAAATCATCCCGCTCGAAAAACACGGCCTCAAGCTCATGTCCATAGGGTTTCTCATAAGCGACGACGAAACCGTCATCTGGCGCGGCCCCATGGTGCACGGCGCGATAAAGCAGTTCATCGAAGACGTCGAATGGGGCGACACCGAATACCTGGTCATCGACCTCCCCCCGGGGACGGGCGACGCCCAGCTCTCCATAGTCCAGACGGCCCCCCTCACCGGCGGCCTCATCGTCACGACGCCCCAGGACGTCGCTCTCGTCGACGTAAAGCGCGGGGTCAACATGTTCCGGAAGCTGAACGTCCCGATAATCGGCATAGTCGAGAACATGAGCTACCTCGACGTCCCCGGCACAGAGCCCGTGGACATATTCGGGCGCGGCGGCGGCAGGCGCATGGCCGAGAAATTCGAGGTGCCTTTCCTCGGCGAAATACCCCTCGACCCGCGTATACGAAAGGGCGGCGACTCCGGCGTTCCGATAGTCGAATCCGATCCCGGCACGGCGGCCGGAAAGGCGTTCGACGCCCTGGCCGACATAGTCCTCGAAGCGGTCGAAAGCTCCGGGAAATAG